A window of the Coprobacter fastidiosus genome harbors these coding sequences:
- a CDS encoding BamA/TamA family outer membrane protein: MRYFRFLFCLFGLLLVASCNTTRHVGEGQYLLNKVSVTSDNKNVKSSELKSYVRQEPNHKTFGLVGLPLFFYNLSGDKDTRWNRWLRKVGTPPVIYDPDLTEKSRLEITKALRNRGYENAVVTVDTIARKKKMKVRYQVKPGKPYHIENITYNIPNDSIARIILADTSAFLLKKGAIFDRNLLEQERQRISTLLRNRGYYAFNKEYITYTADTTSRNYEVDLELNLMPPLLQDTTRSDMVFSKHEVYHIRNVYFMTDYNPMNIEQDLRFNVKDTVDYKGFRIFYGNKKYLTPATLVENCYIRPGMRYSNRAVDNTFSAFGRLRVVKYVNIQFHPLNIDGDPVLDCYILLTEGKPQTISVDVEGTNSAGDLGFALGLTHQHRNMFHGSETFTTKLRAAYESLSGDLGGLLNDNYLELGAEVGISFPKFLFPFVSPTVRRRMRATTEFTLNFNYQQRPEYTRVIAGGGWNYKWYSHNNMYRHHLDLVDISYIYLPKTTERFISNLDSIASSNPLLRYSYENHFIMRSSYVFYQSNLRPGVKKVSGNIYTLRAAGEIAGNLLYGISKLTRHKPGEYGEYSILGIRYAQYAKADLDYAYTILLNERNSLALHVGAGIAVPYGNSEMVPFEKRYFSGGANSVRGWSVRGLGPGRYRGTNPMTDFMNQCGDIRLDMNAEYRSKLIWKLELAAFLDAGNIWTIRNYPSQPGGKFQLKSFYKEIAMAYGLGMRLDFNYFILRLDLGMKLYDPSVVNKSKWVISYQNFNRDATLHFAVGYPF, encoded by the coding sequence ATGAGATACTTCCGCTTTTTATTTTGTTTGTTCGGTTTATTGCTGGTTGCATCTTGCAATACGACTCGGCATGTAGGAGAGGGGCAATATCTTTTGAATAAGGTGAGTGTAACTTCTGATAATAAGAATGTGAAATCATCGGAGTTAAAATCGTATGTAAGGCAAGAACCTAATCATAAAACTTTTGGTTTAGTTGGGCTTCCTTTGTTTTTCTATAATCTTTCAGGAGACAAAGATACTCGTTGGAATCGGTGGCTGAGAAAAGTCGGGACACCGCCGGTGATTTATGATCCTGACTTGACAGAGAAGTCACGTTTAGAGATTACGAAAGCATTACGTAACCGAGGATATGAAAATGCCGTGGTGACGGTAGATACTATTGCCCGGAAAAAAAAGATGAAAGTCCGTTACCAGGTTAAGCCGGGAAAACCATATCATATTGAAAATATAACTTATAATATTCCTAATGATAGCATTGCCCGTATTATATTAGCTGATACTTCGGCTTTTCTATTGAAGAAAGGGGCTATTTTTGATCGGAACTTGTTGGAGCAGGAACGTCAGCGTATTTCTACGTTGTTAAGAAACAGGGGATATTATGCTTTTAATAAAGAATATATTACCTATACGGCTGATACGACGTCTCGAAATTATGAAGTGGATCTGGAACTGAATCTTATGCCTCCTTTGTTGCAGGATACCACTCGTTCGGATATGGTATTCAGCAAGCATGAAGTATATCATATCCGGAATGTCTATTTTATGACCGATTATAACCCGATGAATATCGAGCAAGATTTACGTTTCAATGTAAAAGATACGGTCGATTATAAGGGCTTCAGGATATTTTATGGGAATAAAAAATACTTGACGCCTGCAACTTTAGTGGAAAATTGTTATATACGTCCCGGAATGCGTTACAGTAATAGGGCGGTCGATAACACATTTTCTGCATTTGGTCGTCTTCGGGTAGTAAAATATGTCAATATACAATTTCACCCTCTCAATATTGACGGAGATCCTGTATTGGATTGTTATATTTTGTTGACCGAAGGCAAGCCTCAGACGATCTCTGTAGATGTTGAAGGTACTAATTCGGCAGGAGATCTGGGTTTTGCGCTTGGTTTGACGCATCAGCATCGGAACATGTTTCACGGGTCGGAAACATTTACGACCAAATTAAGAGCAGCTTACGAAAGCCTTTCGGGGGATTTGGGAGGGCTTTTGAACGATAATTACCTTGAGTTGGGTGCGGAAGTCGGAATTTCATTTCCGAAGTTCCTTTTCCCTTTTGTTAGTCCGACGGTACGTCGGCGTATGCGTGCGACAACCGAATTCACATTGAATTTCAACTATCAGCAACGTCCCGAATATACTCGGGTAATTGCAGGTGGCGGATGGAATTATAAATGGTATAGTCATAATAATATGTATCGGCATCATCTCGACTTGGTAGATATCAGTTATATTTATTTGCCGAAAACGACCGAGCGGTTTATCAGTAATCTTGATAGTATTGCTTCGAGTAATCCTTTGTTGAGGTATAGCTACGAGAACCATTTTATTATGCGTTCTTCCTATGTTTTTTATCAATCAAACTTGAGGCCGGGAGTAAAGAAAGTTTCCGGAAATATTTACACTTTACGAGCTGCGGGAGAGATAGCCGGTAACTTGTTGTATGGTATATCTAAACTTACTAGACATAAGCCGGGAGAATATGGAGAATACAGTATATTGGGAATTCGTTATGCGCAGTATGCAAAAGCCGACTTGGATTATGCTTATACTATTTTGTTGAATGAGCGTAATTCGCTGGCATTGCATGTAGGGGCAGGAATCGCAGTTCCTTATGGAAATTCTGAGATGGTACCGTTTGAAAAGCGTTATTTTTCGGGGGGAGCTAATAGTGTGAGAGGTTGGTCGGTCCGAGGTCTTGGCCCGGGACGTTACAGAGGAACGAATCCTATGACGGATTTTATGAATCAATGCGGGGATATTCGATTAGATATGAATGCAGAATATCGCAGTAAATTGATTTGGAAACTTGAACTGGCTGCATTTTTAGATGCCGGGAATATTTGGACAATACGTAATTATCCGTCACAACCCGGAGGTAAATTTCAATTGAAATCTTTTTATAAGGAGATTGCGATGGCTTATGGCTTAGGTATGAGACTAGATTTTAACTATTTTATTTTACGCCTTGATTTGGGGATGAAGTTGTATGATCCTTCAGTTGTGAATAAAAGTAAGTGGGTGATTTCTTATCAAAATTTTAATCGGGATGCGACATTGCATTTTGCTGTAGGATATCCCTTCTGA
- the ilvC gene encoding ketol-acid reductoisomerase, with the protein MAIMNFGGVEENVVTREEFPLEKAREVLKNETIAVIGYGVQGPGQSLNLRDNGFNVIVGQRKDSKTWDKAVADGWVPGETLFEIEEACEKATIIQYLLSDAAQIEVWPKVKKHLTAGKTLYFSHGFAITYKERTGIIPPADIDVILIAPKGSGTSLRRMFLQGRGLNSSYAVFQDASGKAKEKVIALGIGVGSGYLFETTFKREVYSDLTGERGTLMGAIQGIFAAQYDVLRANGHTPSEAFNETIEELTQSLMPLIAENGMDWMYANCSTTAQRGALDWWKKFRDATKPVFEELYSEVAKGNEAQRSIDTNSKPNYREGLNQELKELRESEMWQAGMVVRKLRPENN; encoded by the coding sequence ATGGCAATCATGAATTTTGGCGGTGTTGAAGAAAATGTTGTAACCCGCGAAGAATTTCCTTTGGAAAAAGCAAGAGAAGTTTTGAAAAATGAAACCATAGCCGTTATCGGATACGGTGTTCAAGGTCCCGGTCAGAGCTTGAATCTTCGTGACAACGGATTTAATGTGATCGTCGGACAACGTAAAGATTCTAAAACATGGGATAAAGCCGTTGCAGACGGATGGGTTCCCGGAGAAACATTGTTTGAGATCGAAGAAGCCTGTGAAAAAGCAACCATTATCCAATATCTGCTTTCCGATGCGGCACAAATCGAAGTATGGCCTAAAGTAAAAAAACATCTGACTGCAGGTAAAACCCTCTACTTCTCACACGGATTCGCCATCACATACAAAGAACGTACAGGCATCATTCCTCCTGCCGATATCGATGTAATCCTTATTGCACCTAAAGGCTCTGGAACTAGTTTGCGCCGTATGTTCCTTCAAGGACGTGGTCTTAACTCAAGCTATGCCGTATTCCAAGATGCAAGCGGAAAAGCTAAAGAAAAAGTCATTGCATTAGGAATCGGAGTTGGTTCAGGTTATCTGTTTGAAACAACTTTCAAACGCGAAGTATATTCCGACTTAACCGGAGAACGCGGTACTCTGATGGGTGCTATCCAAGGTATTTTCGCTGCTCAATATGATGTATTGCGAGCAAATGGACACACTCCGTCTGAGGCTTTTAACGAAACAATAGAGGAACTTACTCAATCTTTGATGCCACTGATTGCAGAAAACGGAATGGACTGGATGTATGCTAACTGTTCTACCACAGCTCAACGAGGAGCTCTCGACTGGTGGAAAAAATTCCGTGATGCAACTAAACCCGTATTTGAAGAATTATATAGCGAAGTCGCTAAAGGGAATGAGGCTCAACGCTCTATCGATACCAATAGTAAACCGAACTATCGTGAAGGTTTAAATCAAGAGTTAAAAGAACTTCGTGAAAGTGAAATGTGGCAAGCCGGTATGGTAGTACGTAAATTACGTCCAGAAAACAACTAG
- a CDS encoding DUF975 family protein codes for MESFKSSIFKDKALKALSGKWKPSVIVSLVTMLIIGGSIALQHVSVLLYYAVFVLFGSIVSIGCTYVFLDLYRDKKEPRVADLFTPFRQYGRIVTCYIQVLMFIILWSLLLFVPGIIKGLSYSMSYFILKDRPELSPAEAIKESMRLMNGHKADLFILQLSFIGWAILGLITVIGFIWVIPYINTSIAAFYEQLRNKDTGSLNTVTE; via the coding sequence ATGGAATCATTTAAATCTTCTATTTTTAAAGACAAAGCTTTGAAAGCTCTTTCGGGGAAATGGAAGCCATCTGTTATTGTTTCGCTTGTGACTATGCTTATCATAGGGGGAAGTATTGCATTACAGCACGTTTCAGTGCTGTTATATTATGCTGTTTTTGTGCTTTTTGGAAGTATAGTTTCTATCGGGTGTACGTATGTCTTTCTTGATTTGTATCGTGATAAAAAAGAGCCTCGAGTTGCCGATCTCTTTACTCCTTTTCGACAATACGGACGTATTGTTACCTGTTATATTCAGGTGCTAATGTTTATTATATTATGGTCGTTGCTTTTGTTTGTTCCGGGAATAATAAAGGGATTATCTTACTCAATGTCTTATTTTATATTGAAGGACCGTCCGGAACTATCTCCGGCAGAAGCCATAAAAGAAAGTATGCGCTTGATGAACGGTCATAAAGCCGATTTGTTTATTTTACAGTTGAGTTTTATTGGGTGGGCAATACTTGGTCTCATTACCGTTATCGGATTTATCTGGGTTATTCCTTATATAAATACCTCTATTGCCGCATTCTATGAACAGTTGAGGAATAAAGATACTGGGTCTTTGAATACTGTTACAGAATAA
- a CDS encoding SGNH/GDSL hydrolase family protein, whose protein sequence is MKLSKIIFIIAIFIFTANSVQAKKITPKRETVEWIDVWLPHTNDDKLPRVLLIGNSITRGYYPKVEKLLKGKAYVARLTTSKSLGDPALIQEINLIMSYEKFDLVHFNNGLHGWEYTEDEYDAAFPDMIKAICKNAPNAKLIWATTTPIRTGKYCERLEERVARIVTRNEIAQKHISKAKDIKTNDLFNLILDHPEYFIGGDGVHPIDKGYQVLAEQVAKKILESLSE, encoded by the coding sequence ATGAAACTTTCAAAGATCATTTTTATCATTGCGATTTTTATTTTTACAGCAAATTCGGTTCAGGCGAAAAAAATTACACCTAAACGAGAAACAGTAGAATGGATAGATGTATGGTTACCACATACTAACGATGACAAATTACCAAGAGTATTGCTTATCGGAAACTCCATTACACGAGGATATTATCCTAAAGTTGAAAAATTACTCAAAGGGAAAGCTTATGTAGCGCGATTAACAACTTCCAAAAGTTTAGGAGATCCGGCACTCATTCAAGAAATAAATCTGATAATGAGTTACGAGAAATTCGATTTAGTACACTTCAATAACGGATTACACGGCTGGGAATATACCGAAGACGAATATGATGCAGCATTTCCCGACATGATCAAAGCTATTTGCAAAAATGCACCGAATGCGAAACTGATTTGGGCTACAACCACACCTATACGCACAGGGAAATACTGCGAACGACTCGAAGAAAGAGTAGCTCGCATTGTTACCAGAAATGAAATAGCACAAAAACATATTTCAAAAGCAAAAGATATAAAAACCAACGATTTATTCAATCTAATACTCGACCATCCCGAATATTTTATCGGAGGAGATGGTGTGCATCCTATAGACAAAGGCTATCAAGTACTTGCAGAACAAGTTGCAAAAAAAATTTTAGAATCTTTGAGTGAATAA
- the ilvD gene encoding dihydroxy-acid dehydratase, producing MKHQLHSATSTQGRRMAGARALWRANGMKEDQIGKPIIAIVNSFTQFVPGHVHLHEIGQKIKTEIEKSGCFAAEFNTIAIDDGIAMGHDGMLYSLPSRDLIADSVEYMVNAHKADAMVCISNCDKITPGMLMASMRLNIPTIFVSGGPMEAGNLNGRSLDLIDAMIESADETISDKQVAEVERTACPTCGSCSGMFTANSMNSLNEAIGLALPGNGTIVATHVNREKLFIKAAAQIVENCYKYYRDGDESVLPRSIATRNAFLNAMTLDIAMGGSTNTVLHLLAIAQEAGVNFTMDDIDRLSRKSPVLCKVAPNSHYHIQDVNRAGGILSIMSLLAKQGLLDTHVHRVDGLTLEQAIARYAIDGSEYTEEAAELWKSAPGNKYNLKMGSQDNRYDSLDNDRINGCIRDFEHAYVKDGGLAVLKGNIAIDGCVVKTAGVDESIFHFTGKAKVFESQEEACKGILKGDVEKGDVVVITYEGPKGGPGMQEMLYPTSYIKSRHLGKECALITDGRFSGGTSGLSIGHISPEAAAGGNIGLVKDGDIIEIDIPKRTINVKLSDEQLAERRSAEEARGKKAFTPAKRERNISKALKAYAAMVSSADKGAVRIIE from the coding sequence ATGAAACATCAATTGCATAGTGCAACCAGCACACAAGGACGCCGAATGGCCGGAGCAAGAGCATTATGGCGGGCCAACGGGATGAAAGAAGATCAGATAGGAAAACCCATTATCGCTATTGTTAATTCGTTTACACAATTTGTCCCGGGACATGTACATTTGCATGAAATCGGACAAAAAATCAAAACAGAGATTGAAAAATCAGGCTGCTTTGCAGCCGAATTCAATACAATAGCGATCGATGACGGTATTGCTATGGGACATGACGGTATGTTATATTCTCTCCCTTCTCGTGATCTTATCGCCGATAGTGTCGAATATATGGTAAACGCCCACAAGGCAGATGCAATGGTTTGCATCAGTAATTGCGACAAAATCACCCCGGGTATGTTAATGGCAAGCATGCGGCTTAATATCCCGACAATATTCGTATCCGGAGGCCCTATGGAAGCCGGTAACCTAAACGGGCGTTCTCTTGACCTTATCGACGCGATGATAGAATCGGCAGACGAAACTATAAGTGATAAGCAAGTTGCTGAAGTAGAACGTACTGCTTGCCCGACTTGCGGTTCATGTTCTGGGATGTTTACGGCAAACTCCATGAACAGTCTGAACGAAGCCATAGGTCTGGCACTTCCCGGTAACGGCACTATTGTCGCTACCCATGTCAACAGAGAAAAATTATTTATCAAAGCAGCAGCGCAGATCGTTGAGAACTGTTACAAATATTACCGAGATGGAGACGAATCGGTACTACCCCGCAGCATAGCCACACGCAATGCATTCCTTAATGCTATGACTCTCGATATTGCTATGGGAGGATCTACTAATACAGTACTACATCTATTAGCGATAGCTCAAGAAGCCGGTGTCAATTTTACAATGGACGATATAGATCGTCTATCTCGCAAATCACCCGTACTTTGCAAAGTCGCTCCCAACTCACATTATCATATTCAGGATGTAAATCGTGCCGGCGGCATTCTATCCATTATGAGTTTATTAGCAAAACAGGGATTATTGGACACCCATGTGCATCGAGTCGATGGTCTGACTTTGGAACAGGCAATCGCCCGATATGCCATCGACGGGTCAGAATACACAGAAGAAGCTGCCGAACTATGGAAAAGCGCACCCGGTAACAAATATAATCTCAAAATGGGGTCTCAAGACAACCGGTATGACTCTTTAGACAATGACCGCATCAACGGATGCATTCGGGATTTTGAACACGCATACGTAAAAGACGGAGGTCTTGCTGTACTCAAAGGGAACATTGCAATTGACGGATGTGTTGTAAAAACAGCCGGAGTAGATGAAAGCATATTTCACTTTACCGGGAAAGCCAAAGTATTCGAATCACAGGAAGAGGCCTGCAAAGGAATTTTAAAGGGTGATGTCGAAAAAGGTGATGTTGTCGTCATCACTTATGAAGGTCCGAAAGGTGGACCCGGCATGCAAGAGATGCTATATCCGACCTCTTACATAAAGTCTAGACATTTAGGAAAAGAATGCGCTCTGATCACCGACGGACGTTTCTCCGGAGGAACATCAGGATTATCGATAGGACACATTTCTCCAGAAGCGGCAGCCGGAGGAAATATCGGACTTGTCAAGGATGGAGATATTATCGAAATCGATATCCCGAAACGTACGATCAATGTCAAACTAAGTGACGAGCAATTAGCCGAACGCCGCTCTGCAGAAGAAGCTCGAGGGAAAAAAGCTTTTACTCCGGCAAAGCGAGAACGGAATATCTCTAAAGCATTAAAAGCATATGCAGCTATGGTTAGCTCGGCCGATAAAGGAGCGGTACGTATTATAGAATAA
- a CDS encoding alpha/beta fold hydrolase: MKSNTMTLQAFPGIKSKWERYDRYDFKFKNRNAIVVVPQKAAPGNPWIWRPAFFAAFPSVDIALLAKGFHVAYYDLTHLYGSPHAVKLGTEFCNYMRDFYQLSSKVTVEGFSRGGFFAFNWAAQNTDRVACLYVDAPLCDLFLWPGRDNKKLWNDVLKEWNLKDNQMTEDKGKSIYRLKALAEANIPIISVCGDSDEAVPFEQHMDIIRKRYLELGGTVRVITKLGCGHHPHSLTDPTPIVNFILKYTK; this comes from the coding sequence ATGAAAAGCAATACCATGACTCTGCAAGCTTTTCCCGGAATAAAAAGCAAATGGGAGCGATATGATCGATATGATTTCAAATTTAAAAACCGTAACGCCATCGTAGTAGTTCCCCAAAAAGCTGCTCCGGGAAATCCTTGGATATGGCGACCGGCGTTTTTCGCAGCATTTCCCAGCGTAGATATTGCTCTGTTAGCAAAAGGGTTTCATGTCGCCTATTATGATCTCACTCATTTATACGGAAGTCCTCATGCCGTAAAGTTAGGAACTGAATTTTGCAACTATATGAGAGATTTTTATCAACTTTCCTCCAAAGTAACCGTCGAGGGGTTCAGCAGAGGAGGATTCTTTGCGTTCAACTGGGCTGCACAAAATACCGACCGAGTAGCATGTCTGTATGTCGATGCACCTTTATGTGATCTTTTTTTATGGCCTGGAAGAGACAATAAAAAATTATGGAACGATGTATTGAAGGAATGGAATTTAAAAGACAATCAAATGACTGAAGATAAAGGAAAATCTATTTACAGGCTCAAAGCTTTGGCAGAGGCAAATATTCCGATTATCAGCGTTTGCGGTGACAGCGATGAAGCTGTACCCTTCGAACAGCACATGGATATTATCAGAAAACGTTACTTAGAACTGGGAGGTACAGTTAGAGTAATCACAAAACTCGGTTGCGGACACCATCCACACAGTTTGACAGATCCGACACCCATTGTCAATTTTATTCTCAAATACACAAAATAA
- a CDS encoding acyl-[acyl-carrier-protein] thioesterase — protein sequence MENEQKKIAAYIYDLEPAEGNAQQEIPLTLLVKRILETATYHAENWGVGYSTLIKENRAWVLARLAIEMSSYPGIYDKYKIETWIESYNKHFSARNFCFSSPDGKLYGYARSIWSVIDIQNRTSVDITTFRHIENNVGEKDCPIAPQSKIKPVNDENPIIYPIRYSDIDINRHINSVKYIEHILDMFSMDMYDKNFIRRFEINYISEARYGDKLSFYREQLAENIYTSEIRNSSGETICRGRIEFSKRN from the coding sequence ATGGAGAATGAACAGAAAAAGATCGCGGCATATATTTATGATTTAGAACCTGCCGAAGGAAATGCACAACAGGAAATTCCATTGACCTTATTGGTCAAACGAATACTTGAAACAGCTACATATCATGCAGAGAACTGGGGAGTAGGATACAGTACCCTGATCAAAGAAAATCGGGCATGGGTACTGGCCAGACTGGCGATAGAGATGTCTTCCTATCCGGGTATTTACGATAAATACAAAATAGAAACATGGATCGAAAGTTACAATAAACATTTTTCTGCGCGAAATTTTTGTTTCAGCAGTCCCGATGGAAAACTATATGGATATGCCCGTTCTATCTGGTCAGTTATAGATATACAAAATCGTACTTCGGTAGATATTACAACATTCCGCCATATCGAGAACAATGTAGGGGAGAAAGATTGTCCGATTGCCCCGCAATCAAAAATAAAACCGGTAAACGATGAAAATCCGATCATCTATCCTATTCGATACAGCGATATAGACATTAATCGTCACATAAACAGTGTAAAATATATCGAACATATACTCGATATGTTCTCGATGGATATGTATGACAAAAATTTTATTCGTAGGTTTGAGATCAATTATATCAGTGAAGCCCGTTATGGTGACAAATTGAGTTTTTATCGTGAACAACTTGCAGAAAATATTTATACATCGGAAATACGAAACAGCAGTGGAGAAACTATATGTCGAGGAAGAATAGAATTTTCTAAACGTAATTAG
- the ilvB gene encoding biosynthetic-type acetolactate synthase large subunit, whose protein sequence is MATDKISGSEALIRSLLEENVKLIYGYPGGAIMPVFDCMHNYKDRLKHVLVRHEQGATHAAQGFARVSGETGVVLVTSGPAATNIITGVADAMVDSTPMVVITGQISSSLLGTDAFQETDVVGITQPVTKWSYQIRRTEDIPWAVARAFYIARSGRPGPVVLDFTKDAQVGTAEFHYQKCNFIRSYNPYPPINKEEINRAATLINQSKRPLLLIGQGVILSHAENEILRLMEKADIPAGCTLLGLSAIPTAHRLNKGMLGMHGNIGPNIKTNECDLLIAVGMRFDDRVTGGLDTYAKQAKVIHFDIDPSEFNKNVHADVTVLGDAKSTLSALLDKVNINKHTEWLSEFEICEKTEYEKVVRPEVYPENGALKMGEVVRKISEATGNNAILVTDVGQNQMMGARYFNYTRTRSIVTSGGLGTMGFGLPAAIGAKMGAPERTVCFFTGDGGIQMTIQELGTVMQTGTDIKIIILNNNFLGMVRQWQELFFEKRYSETHMLNPDFKAIAAAYGIKGRDVTDRSQLDEAIAEMIAHKGAYLLNVAVEEEGMVFPMIPAGGCVTDILLNSTEKY, encoded by the coding sequence ATGGCAACAGATAAAATATCAGGATCAGAAGCTTTGATCCGTTCTTTATTAGAAGAAAATGTAAAATTGATCTACGGCTATCCCGGAGGAGCTATCATGCCGGTTTTTGATTGTATGCACAATTACAAAGACAGGCTAAAACATGTCTTGGTAAGACATGAACAAGGGGCGACTCATGCAGCTCAAGGCTTTGCCCGAGTATCCGGTGAAACAGGTGTAGTGTTGGTAACTTCTGGTCCGGCAGCAACAAATATCATTACAGGAGTAGCCGATGCCATGGTAGACAGCACTCCCATGGTTGTTATTACCGGACAAATCAGTTCCTCACTATTAGGTACTGACGCTTTCCAGGAAACCGATGTCGTAGGAATTACTCAACCGGTTACCAAATGGAGTTATCAAATACGCCGTACCGAAGATATTCCTTGGGCCGTAGCAAGAGCTTTCTATATTGCCCGTTCGGGACGTCCAGGGCCTGTAGTACTGGACTTCACCAAAGATGCGCAAGTAGGAACAGCTGAATTTCATTATCAAAAATGCAATTTCATACGAAGCTACAATCCCTATCCCCCAATTAACAAAGAGGAAATAAACCGTGCGGCAACATTAATCAATCAGTCAAAAAGGCCTCTGCTTCTGATAGGGCAAGGTGTCATCTTGAGCCATGCCGAAAATGAAATATTGAGATTAATGGAAAAAGCCGACATTCCTGCAGGCTGCACATTATTAGGACTGTCCGCAATACCGACCGCCCATCGTCTAAATAAAGGGATGTTGGGAATGCATGGGAATATCGGTCCGAATATAAAAACCAATGAATGTGATCTTCTCATTGCTGTAGGAATGCGTTTCGACGATCGGGTAACCGGAGGTTTAGACACATATGCGAAACAAGCAAAGGTGATCCATTTCGATATAGATCCCTCAGAATTCAACAAAAATGTTCATGCAGATGTCACTGTATTAGGGGATGCAAAATCCACACTTTCGGCACTGCTCGACAAAGTTAATATAAATAAACATACCGAATGGCTATCGGAATTTGAAATCTGTGAGAAAACCGAATATGAAAAAGTCGTCCGTCCGGAAGTATATCCCGAAAACGGAGCTTTAAAAATGGGTGAAGTAGTCCGAAAGATTTCTGAAGCAACAGGCAACAACGCCATTCTGGTTACCGATGTAGGACAAAACCAAATGATGGGAGCACGATATTTTAATTATACTCGTACGCGAAGCATTGTTACATCCGGAGGTTTAGGAACTATGGGATTCGGTCTTCCTGCAGCCATTGGAGCTAAAATGGGAGCACCCGAACGTACCGTTTGTTTTTTTACCGGAGACGGAGGCATTCAGATGACCATTCAAGAGTTAGGTACAGTCATGCAAACAGGGACAGATATAAAGATCATCATCTTAAATAATAATTTCCTAGGCATGGTACGCCAATGGCAAGAATTGTTTTTCGAAAAAAGATATTCCGAAACGCACATGCTTAATCCTGATTTCAAGGCTATAGCAGCCGCATACGGCATCAAAGGACGCGATGTTACAGACCGTTCTCAATTAGACGAAGCCATTGCCGAAATGATCGCCCACAAAGGAGCATACTTATTAAATGTCGCTGTAGAAGAAGAAGGCATGGTATTCCCCATGATTCCTGCAGGCGGATGCGTTACCGATATTTTATTAAACAGTACTGAAAAATATTAA
- the ilvN gene encoding acetolactate synthase small subunit: protein MESILYTVTVYTENQVGLLNQISIIFGRRRLNIESLSVSASAIEGIHKFIITTNSDRDTIQKVVQQIEKRIDVLRAFFYTEDEIFYQEVALYKVATEKLLDDSGIEELIRRHNARILEVNRTYTVIEKSGHTEETQQLFEELSKFGVMQFVRSGRVAITKSTVEHVSLFLEAQECRRLSTKE from the coding sequence ATGGAATCTATATTATATACAGTAACGGTATATACAGAAAATCAAGTCGGTCTTCTAAATCAGATATCGATTATTTTCGGTCGCCGCCGTCTGAATATCGAAAGTCTTTCAGTTTCTGCTTCGGCAATCGAAGGGATACACAAATTTATCATTACAACAAACAGCGATCGAGATACGATACAAAAAGTCGTACAACAAATAGAAAAACGCATTGATGTACTCCGTGCATTCTTCTATACCGAAGACGAAATATTCTACCAAGAGGTGGCTCTTTACAAAGTCGCAACAGAAAAATTATTGGACGATAGCGGAATAGAAGAACTTATTCGCCGCCATAACGCCCGAATTCTGGAAGTAAACCGAACTTATACAGTGATAGAAAAATCAGGCCACACGGAGGAGACTCAACAACTGTTCGAAGAATTGAGTAAATTCGGAGTTATGCAATTTGTCCGTTCAGGACGTGTTGCAATCACCAAATCGACCGTAGAACATGTAAGTTTGTTTCTCGAAGCACAAGAGTGTCGACGTCTCTCTACCAAAGAATAA